A DNA window from Pyrus communis chromosome 3, drPyrComm1.1, whole genome shotgun sequence contains the following coding sequences:
- the LOC137729402 gene encoding uncharacterized protein, with amino-acid sequence MAPPPGPYSGTSTLALVARASAFSFGLVYGSIKLKYLQAKAKSEQKAAAKAHH; translated from the exons ATGGCGCCGCCTCCTGGACCCTATTCTGGAACCAGCACCCTCGCCTTG GTGGCTCGGGCTTCCGCATTCTCCTTTGGACTCGTATACGGAAGCATTAAGCTCAAGTATCTCCAG GCAAAGGCTAAATCTGAACAAaaggctgcggcaaaggctCATCACTGA
- the LOC137728107 gene encoding uncharacterized protein, which yields MEQIQHKYITVQGLKLHVVDIGTGLNVIVCLYGFPEIWYSWRHQMIGLAHSGFRANAPDYSRYGLSEPPPQPDKASYRDLISVFLGILDSLAIPMIQTFQIPFFVLNFG from the exons ATGGAACAAATACAGCACAAGTACATCACCGTACAAGGCCTAAAGCTCCACGTTGTCGACATTGGAACAG GTCTCAATGTGATCGTGTGCCTCTATGGTTTCCCTGAAATTTGGTACTCGTGGCGGCACCAGATGATTGGTCTGGCCCACTCCGGCTTCCGAGCCAATGCTCCTGACTACAGCAGATACGGACTCTCTGAACCGCCTCCCCAACCCGACAAGGCCTCCTACCGCGACCTCATCAGTGTCTTCCTTGGAATTCTTGATTCCCTTGCTATTCCCATGATACAAACTTTTCAGATacccttttttgttttaaattttggcTAG
- the LOC137729543 gene encoding protein RTF1 homolog, which yields MAELENLLLEAAGRTSSSGKNRHSHSSSRRRRGGSYSDGGSDSRGDDSDDGRGYASRKPSGPQVPLKKRLDPTEVDDEQGSQEEGGYNDSGSDRGGDSNESDVGSDLYKDEDDRRKLAEMSELQRELILSERAQKKDDKSLKEKFRPKWDKGKAPQSRKETPPLPSSRVRSSARSADRAAAKDDALNELRAKRLKQQDPEAHRKLRDASRGGSSSSRSFSHLNRKSFTAVGRSSSSQSDSDSRSRSEDDGSSGDDAMIDSDDERSEGLTFDDIKEITIRRSKLAKWFMEPFFEELIVGCFVRVGIGRSKSGAIYRLCMVRNVDASDPDRQYKLENKTTHKYLNVVWGNENSAARWQMAMISDSAPLEEEFKQWIREVERSGGRLPSKEDVLEKKEAIKKTNSFVYSAATVKQMIQEKKSASSRPLNIALEKDRLRRELEVAKSKQDDAEVERIQTRLQQLEARRQSQGKDSKAIRLAEMNRKNRVENFKNASELKPKNIGLKAGEAGYDPFSRRWTRSRNYYVSKPGEQKEEAEAIAVADGALADIESNGTAVVGAVRAGMAATAAALEAAAGAGKLIDTSAPVDFGTESNLKHNFELPISLAALQKFGGPQGAQKGFLARKQRIEATVGCQVPENDGRRHALTLTVSDYKRRRGLL from the coding sequence ATGGCagaattagaaaatttgctctTGGAGGCTGCGGGAAGAACAAGTTCATCGGGGAAAAACCGACACTCACATTCATCATCTAGGAGGAGACGTGGGGGTTCATATTCTGATGGAGGAAGTGATTCCAGAGGTGATGATTCTGATGATGGTCGTGGCTATGCAAGCAGGAAGCCTTCTGGACCTCAAGTTCCTTTGAAAAAGAGGCTGGACCCAACAGAAGTAGACGATGAACAGGGTAGCCAGGAAGAAGGTGGTTATAACGATAGTGGTTCGGATCGTGGTGGGGACAGCAATGAATCTGATGTTGGCAGTGATCTTTACAAGGATGAAGACGATAGGCGGAAGCTCGCAGAGATGTCTGAACTTCAAAGAGAGCTAATTCTGTCTGAAAGAGcacagaagaaagatgacaagagtttgaaggagaagttccgaCCAAAGTGGGACAAAGGGAAGGCCCCACAGTCCCGGAAAGAGACTCCACCTCTTCCGTCCTCTCGTGTGCGTTCATCAGCTAGATCTGCTGACAGGGCAGCTGCCAAGGATGATGCATTGAATGAGTTACGAGCAAAACGTTTGAAGCAGCAGGACCCTGAGGCTCACCGCAAGTTGAGAGATGCTTCTAGAGGAGGAAGTTCAAGCAGTCGAAGTTTCTCACACCTGAACAGGAAATCCTTCACTGCAGTGGGTCGGAGTAGCTCTAGTCAGAGTGACAGTGATAGTAGGTCTCGTAGTGAAGATGATGGATCATCAGGGGATGATGCAATGATTGACAGTGATGATGAAAGGTCAGAAGGACTAACTTTTGATGATATAAAGGAGATTACCATTCGAAGGTCGAAACTTGCAAAGTGGTTTATGGAGCCGTTCTTTGAAGAGTTAATTGTGGGTTGCTTTGTGAGGGTTGGAATTGGGAGGTCAAAATCTGGGGCTATCTATAGGCTCTGCATGGTCCGGAATGTTGATGCATCAGATCCTGATCGACAGTACAAACTGGAGAACAAAACCACACATAAGTATCTGAATGTTGTTTGGGGCAATGAGAACTCTGCTGCCAGGTGGCAGATGGCTATGATTTCCGACTCTGCACCGCTGGAGGAGGAGTTTAAACAGTGGATTAGAGAGGTGGAGAGAAGTGGTGGCCGATTGCCAAGCAAAGAGGACGTGTTGGAAAAGAAGGAGGCCATAAAAAAAACCAACTCATTTGTCTACTCAGCCGCAACTGTGAAGCAGATGATACAGGAGAAAAAGTCTGCTTCGTCAAGGCCATTAAACATTGCGCTTGAGAAGGACCGGTTGAGGAGGGAGTTAGAAGTTGCAAAAAGCAAGCAAGATGATGCAGAGGTGGAGAGGATCCAGACAAGATTACAGCAATTAGAAGCACGCCGACAATCACAGGGGAAAGATAGCAAGGCTATTAGGCTTGCTGAGATGAACAGGAAAAACAGGGTTGAGAATTTCAAGAATGCATCAGAATTAAAACCTAAGAATATAGGTTTGAAAGCAGGGGAGGCCGGTTATGATCCTTTTTCAAGGAGATGGACTAGGTCAAGGAATTACTATGTGTCAAAGCCCGGTGAACAAAAAGAGGAGGCAGAGGCAATAGCTGTGGCTGATGGAGCCTTGGCAGATATAGAAAGTAATGGGACAGCAGTGGTGGGAGCAGTACGGGCTGGCATGGCAGCAACTGCAGCAGCTTTGGAAGCTGCAGCTGGTGCGGGGAAGCTGATTGATACGAGTGCCCCTGTTGATTTTGGAACAGAGTCAAATCTAAAGCATAATTTTGAGCTGCCAATCTCATTGGCTGCTCTTCAAAAGTTTGGCGGGCCACAGGGAGCTCAGAAAGGGTTCCTGGCAAGGAAGCAGCGAATAGAAGCAACAGTTGGGTGCCAAGTCCCGGAGAATGACGGGAGGAGGCATGCGCTGACACTTACAGTTAGCGACTACAAGAGAAGAAGAGGGCTTCTCTGA
- the LOC137727938 gene encoding amidophosphoribosyltransferase, chloroplastic-like has translation MAATVTTKPSPSALSSSLSNPSPLPRTHKSPPSFSPKTLPKPTFPLKTSSVSRTPKPSSFTLRSKNPISDVLSAANQNPDGHSIDYVDDEKPREECGVVGIYGDPEASRLCYLALHALQHRGQEGAGIVCVQDDVLQSITGVGLVSEVFNQTKLDQLPGDLAIGHVRYSTAGSSMLKNVQPFVAGYRFGSVGVAHNGNLVNYRSLRARLEDNGSIFNTSSDTEVVLHLIAISKHRPFLLRIVDACEQIQGAYSMVFVTKDKLVAVRDPHGFRPLVMGRRSNGSVVFASETCALDLIEATYEREVFPGEVVVVDKEGVQSLCLMSHPQPKQCIFEHIYFALPNSVVFGRSVYESRRAFGEILATEAPVDCDVVIAVPDSGVVAALGYAAKAGVAFQQGLIRSHYVGRTFIEPSQKIRDFGVKLKLSPVRAVLEGKRVVVVDDSIVRGTTSSKIVRLLKEAGAKEVHMRIASPPIIGSCYYGVDTPSSEELISNRMSVEEIREFIGSDSLAFLPIGKLEKMLGSQSPNFCYACFSGKYPVEPREIKVKRVGDSLDDGLVGSFENIDGGWVQSNHSPKEEKDKEFEGVVI, from the coding sequence atGGCTGCCACCGTCACCACTAAGCCCTCTCCCTCcgctctctcctcctctctctccaaTCCCTCTCCTCTCCCCCGAACCCACAAATCCCCTCCCTCCTTCTCCCCCAAAACCCTCCCTAAACCCACTTTCCCTCTCAAAACCTCCTCCGTCTCACGTACCCCCAAGCCCTCCTCCTTCACCCTCCGCTCCAAAAACCCAATTTCCGACGTTTTATCGGCCGCCAACCAAAACCCAGATGGCCATTCAATAGATTATGTTGATGACGAAAAGCCCCGGGAGGAGTGCGGCGTGGTCGGCATATACGGGGACCCGGAAGCCTCCCGCCTCTGCTATTTGGCCCTGCACGCCCTCCAGCATCGCGGCCAGGAAGGTGCTGGGATTGTGTGTGTCCAAGACGACGTGCTTCAGTCTATAACCGGCGTGGGGCTCGTCTCCGAGGTGTTCAATCAGACCAAGCTTGACCAGCTGCCGGGCGACTTGGCAATTGGGCATGTCAGGTACTCCACTGCCGGTTCCTCTATGCTCAAAAATGTCCAGCCATTTGTTGCAGGGTACAGGTTTGGGTCAGTTGGGGTTGCCCACAATGGCAATTTGGTCAATTACCGCTCCCTTCGAGCAAGGCTGGAAGACAACGGCTCCATTTTCAACACCAGCTCTGACACAGAGGTTGTTCTTCACCTTATTGCAATTTCTAAGCATAgaccttttcttttgagaattgttgatGCGTGTGAGCAGATTCAGGGGGCTTATTCTATGGTTTTCGTGACCAAAGATAAGCTCGTAGCCGTTCGGGATCCACACGGGTTTCGGCCATTGGTAATGGGTAGGAGGAGCAATGGCTCGGTTGTGTTTGCCTCTGAGACTTGTGCGCTTGATTTGATTGAAGCCACATATGAGAGGGAGGTGTTTCCTGGAGAGGTTGTAGTGGTGGATAAAGAGGGGGTTCAATCACTTTGCCTTATGTCTCATCCTCAGCCAAAGCAATGTATCTTTGAGCACATTTACTTTGCTCTCCCGAATTCTGTGGTTTTCGGTCGTTCAGTGTATGAGTCCCGGCGGGCATTTGGTGAGATCCTTGCCACTGAGGCGCCGGTTGATTGTGATGTTGTGATAGCGGTGCCTGATTCTGGGGTGGTGGCCGCACTTGGTTATGCTGCTAAAGCTGGTGTGGCTTTTCAGCAGGGTTTGATTAGGTCTCATTATGTTGGGAGGACCTTCATTGAGCCCTCACAAAAGATTAGGGACTTTGGTGTGAAGCTCAAGTTGTCCCCGGTTCGGGCTGTGTTGGAGGGGAAGAGGGTTGTGGTTGTGGATGACTCCATTGTGAGAGGGACCACTTCTTCGAAAATTGTTAGGTTGTTGAAGGAGGCTGGTGCTAAGGAAGTTCATATGAGGATTGCAAGCCCGCCGATTATTGGGTCTTGTTATTATGGAGTGGACACACCAAGCTCTGAGGAGTTGATTTCAAATAGGATGAGTGTTGAGGAAATTAGGGAGTTTATCGGGTCTGATTCACTTGCCTTTCTGCCAATTGGTAAATTGGAGAAAATGTTGGGCAGTCAATCTCCCAACTTTTGTTATGCTTGCTTCTCTGGAAAATACCCTGTGGAGCCTAGAGAGATTAAAGTGAAACGAGTGGGTGATTCTTTGGATGATGGGTTAGTCGGTAGTTTTGAGAACATTGATGGTGGCTGGGTTCAATCGAATCACAGCCCTAAAGAGGAGAAGGACAAGGAATTTGAGGGCGTTGTTATCTAA
- the LOC137727937 gene encoding tRNA-dihydrouridine(47) synthase [NAD(P)(+)]-like: protein MDESPTETAPVAEARNGGSERTPEELVAKCIAPVKKQFLRPPPFRGLSNDQSDAVPEGKSKASQTSVVKEKKSKRQLKRERQQAVKSAVGICPEVAKRGDVSRCPYKDKCRFSHDVEAYKAQKPDDIEGECPFMTAQETCPYGLACRFLGSHKDGVEGGDVIAHRRSSEANGLTKDVQKLLWKNKMKFPKADAKLKALGLEGNAKSKIKILEDKEDDQIVSNNCDVTDGNGCSELPAEIREEGGLDETCPDDESRPSKKTRSVIEEEICSGEVDDGGVSAAKEAAEQTSIAPEPEATVGIVLPESDRSLRLHPREKKLIDFREKLYLAPLTTVGNLPFRRVCKVLGADITCGEMAMCTNLLQGQASEWALLRRHSSEDLFGVQICGAYPDTVAHTVELIDQECQVDFIDINMGCPIDIVVNKGAGSALLTKPMRMKGIVQAASGTVDCPITIKVRTAYFEGKNRIDSLIADMGNWGASGVTIHGRSRQQRYSKLADWEYVYQCARKASKALPVLGNGDIFSYVDWNKHKAECPELSTCVIARGALIKPWIFTEIKEQRHWDISSGERLNILKDYVRLGLEHWGSDTKGVETTRRFLLEWLSYTCRYVPVGLLDVIPQRLNWRPPSYYGRDDLETLMASDSAADWVRISEMLLGKVPDGFTFAPKHKSNSYDRAENG, encoded by the exons ATGGACGAGTCTCCCACCGAAACGGCCCCGGTTGCCGAGGCTAGGAACGGCGGCTCTGAGCGAACGCCGGAGGAGCTGGTAGCCAAGTGCATCGCTCCCGTGAAGAAACAGTTCCTTCGCCCTCCCCCTTTCAGAGGTCTCTCTAACGACCAGAGCGACGCCGTCCCGGAGGGGAAATCAAAGGCTTCCCAGACTAGTGTGGTGAAGGAGAAGAAGTCCAAGCGGCAGCTCAAACGCGAACGCCAACAG GCAGTGAAGTCGGCTGTAGGCATCTGCCCGGAGGTGGCGAAAAGAGGAGATGTTAGTCGGTGCCCGTACAAGGACAAATGCCGGTTCAGCCACGACGTGGAAGCTTATAAGGCTCAG AAACCTGACGACATCGAGGGAGAGTGTCCTTTCATGACTGCCCAAGAGACATGCCCGTATGGATTGGCATGTAGGTTCTTGGGTTCGCATAAAGACGGTGTTGAAGGTGGAGATGTGATTGCTCACAGGAGAAGCTCCGAGGCGAATGGATTGACCAAAGATGTTCAAAAGCTTTTGTGGAAGAATAAAATGAAGTTCCCCAAAGCAGATGCCAAACTCAAGGCTCTTGGGCTCGAG GGGAATGCCAAGTCAAAAATAAAGATATTAGAAGATAAGGAGGATGACCAGATTGTTTCAAATAACTGTGATGTCACTGATGGAAATGGCTGTAGTGAATTGCCTGCTGAAATACGAGAAGAGGGTGGCCTTGATGAAACATGTCCAGATGATGAATCTCGGCCTTCGAAGAAGACAAGATCTGTAATTGAAGAGGAGATTTGCTCTGGTGAAGTAGATGATGGAG GTGTAAGTGCTGCAAAAGAAGCTGCTGAGCAGACCTCTATCGCACCTGAACCAGAGGCTACTGTTGGTATTGTATTACCAGAGAGTGATAGAAGCCTAAGACTACACCCACGTGAAAAGAAGCTTATTGATTTTAGAGAAAAGTTGTACCTTGCACCTCTGACCACTGTTGGAAACCTTCCATTCCGAAGGGTTTGCAAAGTGTTAGGAGCAGATATAACATGTGGTGAAATGGCAATGTGCACAAATCTTTTGCAG GGTCAAGCATCAGAATGGGCGCTGCTGAGGCGACATTCATCTGAGGATTTGTTTGGTGTTCAGATATGTGGAGCATATCCAGACACTGTGGCACACACTGTTGAGCTAATTGATCAGGAATGTCAAGTGGACTTTATTGATATAAATATGGGGTGCCCAATTGATATTGTTGTGAACAAGGGTGCTGGCTCAGCTCTTCTTACAAAACCCATGCGGATGAAAGGCATCGTACAAGCAGCTTCTGGTACTGTGGACTGTCCTATAACTATTAAG GTCAGGACAGCCTATTTTGAGGGGAAAAATCGCATTGATTCACTTATTGCGGACATGGGAAACTGGGGAGCTAGTGGAGTAACAATACATGGTCGATCTCGACAACAACGCTACAGCAAGCTTGCAGATTGGGAATATGTTTACCAGTGTGCCAGAAAGGCCTCTAAGGCTTTGCCAGTACTTGGAAATGGAGACATATTTTCATATGTAGATTGGAACAAGCACAAGGCTGAATGCCCTGAGCTGTCTACATGCGTGATTGCTCGAGGGGCACTAATTAAG CCTTGGATTTTTACTGAAATAAAGGAGCAGAGGCATTGGGACATCAGTTCTGGGGAGCGATTAAACATATTGAAGGATTATGTACGTCTTGGCCTTGAACATTGGGGCTCTGACACAAAAG GTGTGGAGACAACTAGGCGTTTTCTGTTAGAATGGCTTAGCTACACTTGTAGATACGTACCTGTGGGTCTTCTAGATGTCATTCCACAACGCTTGAACTGGCGCCCGCCATCCTATTATGGCCGTGATGACCTTGAGACACTAATGGCCTCTGATTCTGCGGCTGATTGG GTTAGGATCTCTGAGATGTTGCTTGGCAAGGTTCCAGATGGCTTTACATTTGCACCAAAGCACAAATCCAATTCTTACGACCGAGCAGAAAACGGTTGA
- the LOC137728905 gene encoding protein BASIC PENTACYSTEINE4-like isoform X1 — translation MVFGQQIAGEEERWLKFSALAANISKMDDGRQHENGRHKMDYYRGGVASPWNMMTQQQAKEPNALVMNKKIMSIIADRDAAIRERNAALAEKNEALATRDEALRQRDEALAQRDSALMERDNAYAALHSRDNAVNFPLGGGAQRGSKRVQRPSNHSVTLADVHYSTKDVHITEAYPISVISPEAVKSRQTKRAKENKASRAKQSRKKVGEDLNRQASSDGIKYKSEWDTHDLGLNLVSFDESTMPVPVCSCTGIPRQCYKWGNGGWQSSCCTTHMSMYPLPQMPNKRHARMGGRKMSGSVFTRLLSRLAADGHDLSIPLDLKEYWARHGTNRYITIK, via the exons TGGTTAAAATTTTCAGCACTTGCTGCTAATATTTCGAAAATGGATGATGGTCGGCAACATGAAAATGGGAGACACAAGATGGACTATTACAGAGGGGGGGTGGCATCGCCG TGGAATATGATGACCCAACAGCAAGCGAAGGAACCAAATGCCTTAGTTATGAACAAGAAGATCATGTCCATTATTGCTGACAGGGATGCTGCTATTCGAGAACGGAATGCAGCACTTGCTGAAAAGAATGAAGCCTTGGCTACAAGAGATGAGGCACTCCGTCAGCGAGATGAGGCACTAGCTCAGCGTGATAGTGCCCTGATGGAACGGgacaacgcctatgcagccctTCATTCGCGGGATAATGCTGTCAACTTCCCGTTGGGTGGTGGAGCTCAACGTGGATCTAAACGCGTGCAGCGCCCCTCAAACCATTCAGTTACCCTGGCTGATGTTCATTACAGCACAAAAGATGTGCATATAACTGAGGCCTACCCTATTTCAGTTATATCTCCTGAAGCTGTCAAGTCACGTCAGACAAAGCGAGCAAAGGAGAACAAGGCATCCAGGGCAAAGCAGTCACGGAAAAAAGTAGGCGAAGATTTGAATAGGCAGGCTTCCTCGGATGGGATTAAGTATAAATCAGAGTGGGATACTCATGATTTGGGTTTGAATCTTGTCTCTTTCGACGAGTCTACAATGCCAGTGCCAGTTTGTTCATGCACTGGAATTCCGCGGCAGTGCTACAAATGGGGGAATGGCGGGTGGCAGTCATCTTGTTGCACCACCCATATGTCTATGTATCCACTACCTCAGATGCCAAATAAGCGCCATGCCCGGATGGGTGGGCGGAAGATGAGCGGAAGTGTTTTTACTAGATTGCTTAGTCGGCTAGCAGCAGATGGTCATGATTTGTCAATACCGCTGGATTTGAAAGAATACTGGGCCAGACATGGGACAAATCGCTACATAACGATCAAGTAG
- the LOC137728905 gene encoding protein BASIC PENTACYSTEINE4-like isoform X2 — MDDGRQHENGRHKMDYYRGGVASPWNMMTQQQAKEPNALVMNKKIMSIIADRDAAIRERNAALAEKNEALATRDEALRQRDEALAQRDSALMERDNAYAALHSRDNAVNFPLGGGAQRGSKRVQRPSNHSVTLADVHYSTKDVHITEAYPISVISPEAVKSRQTKRAKENKASRAKQSRKKVGEDLNRQASSDGIKYKSEWDTHDLGLNLVSFDESTMPVPVCSCTGIPRQCYKWGNGGWQSSCCTTHMSMYPLPQMPNKRHARMGGRKMSGSVFTRLLSRLAADGHDLSIPLDLKEYWARHGTNRYITIK; from the exons ATGGATGATGGTCGGCAACATGAAAATGGGAGACACAAGATGGACTATTACAGAGGGGGGGTGGCATCGCCG TGGAATATGATGACCCAACAGCAAGCGAAGGAACCAAATGCCTTAGTTATGAACAAGAAGATCATGTCCATTATTGCTGACAGGGATGCTGCTATTCGAGAACGGAATGCAGCACTTGCTGAAAAGAATGAAGCCTTGGCTACAAGAGATGAGGCACTCCGTCAGCGAGATGAGGCACTAGCTCAGCGTGATAGTGCCCTGATGGAACGGgacaacgcctatgcagccctTCATTCGCGGGATAATGCTGTCAACTTCCCGTTGGGTGGTGGAGCTCAACGTGGATCTAAACGCGTGCAGCGCCCCTCAAACCATTCAGTTACCCTGGCTGATGTTCATTACAGCACAAAAGATGTGCATATAACTGAGGCCTACCCTATTTCAGTTATATCTCCTGAAGCTGTCAAGTCACGTCAGACAAAGCGAGCAAAGGAGAACAAGGCATCCAGGGCAAAGCAGTCACGGAAAAAAGTAGGCGAAGATTTGAATAGGCAGGCTTCCTCGGATGGGATTAAGTATAAATCAGAGTGGGATACTCATGATTTGGGTTTGAATCTTGTCTCTTTCGACGAGTCTACAATGCCAGTGCCAGTTTGTTCATGCACTGGAATTCCGCGGCAGTGCTACAAATGGGGGAATGGCGGGTGGCAGTCATCTTGTTGCACCACCCATATGTCTATGTATCCACTACCTCAGATGCCAAATAAGCGCCATGCCCGGATGGGTGGGCGGAAGATGAGCGGAAGTGTTTTTACTAGATTGCTTAGTCGGCTAGCAGCAGATGGTCATGATTTGTCAATACCGCTGGATTTGAAAGAATACTGGGCCAGACATGGGACAAATCGCTACATAACGATCAAGTAG
- the LOC137728905 gene encoding protein BASIC PENTACYSTEINE4-like isoform X3, with translation MMTQQQAKEPNALVMNKKIMSIIADRDAAIRERNAALAEKNEALATRDEALRQRDEALAQRDSALMERDNAYAALHSRDNAVNFPLGGGAQRGSKRVQRPSNHSVTLADVHYSTKDVHITEAYPISVISPEAVKSRQTKRAKENKASRAKQSRKKVGEDLNRQASSDGIKYKSEWDTHDLGLNLVSFDESTMPVPVCSCTGIPRQCYKWGNGGWQSSCCTTHMSMYPLPQMPNKRHARMGGRKMSGSVFTRLLSRLAADGHDLSIPLDLKEYWARHGTNRYITIK, from the coding sequence ATGATGACCCAACAGCAAGCGAAGGAACCAAATGCCTTAGTTATGAACAAGAAGATCATGTCCATTATTGCTGACAGGGATGCTGCTATTCGAGAACGGAATGCAGCACTTGCTGAAAAGAATGAAGCCTTGGCTACAAGAGATGAGGCACTCCGTCAGCGAGATGAGGCACTAGCTCAGCGTGATAGTGCCCTGATGGAACGGgacaacgcctatgcagccctTCATTCGCGGGATAATGCTGTCAACTTCCCGTTGGGTGGTGGAGCTCAACGTGGATCTAAACGCGTGCAGCGCCCCTCAAACCATTCAGTTACCCTGGCTGATGTTCATTACAGCACAAAAGATGTGCATATAACTGAGGCCTACCCTATTTCAGTTATATCTCCTGAAGCTGTCAAGTCACGTCAGACAAAGCGAGCAAAGGAGAACAAGGCATCCAGGGCAAAGCAGTCACGGAAAAAAGTAGGCGAAGATTTGAATAGGCAGGCTTCCTCGGATGGGATTAAGTATAAATCAGAGTGGGATACTCATGATTTGGGTTTGAATCTTGTCTCTTTCGACGAGTCTACAATGCCAGTGCCAGTTTGTTCATGCACTGGAATTCCGCGGCAGTGCTACAAATGGGGGAATGGCGGGTGGCAGTCATCTTGTTGCACCACCCATATGTCTATGTATCCACTACCTCAGATGCCAAATAAGCGCCATGCCCGGATGGGTGGGCGGAAGATGAGCGGAAGTGTTTTTACTAGATTGCTTAGTCGGCTAGCAGCAGATGGTCATGATTTGTCAATACCGCTGGATTTGAAAGAATACTGGGCCAGACATGGGACAAATCGCTACATAACGATCAAGTAG